A genomic segment from Nicotiana sylvestris chromosome 1, ASM39365v2, whole genome shotgun sequence encodes:
- the LOC104237294 gene encoding beta-galactosidase 13-like, producing MAKQNQILLTLALLISLLVSSAIGAAEKPRGVTYDSRSLIVNGNRELFFSGSIHYPRSPPEMWPDIIRKAKEGGINLVQTYVFWNIHEPIQGQFNFEGNYDIVKFIKEIGKQGLYVTLRIGPYIEAEWTSGGFPYWLREVKNITFRSYNEPFVYHMKKYAEKVIELMKKEKLFAPQGGPIILAQIENEYNNVQLAYKENGKKYIEWAANMAVGLYNGVPWIMCKQKDAPPSVINTCNGRHCGDTFTGTNGPNKPSLWTENWTAQYRTYGDPPAQRSAEDLAFSVARFFAKNGTLTNYYMYYGGTNFGRTSSSFVTTRYYDEAPIDEFGLMRDPKWSHLRDLHRALRLSRRALLWGTPTVQKINENLEITVYEKPGPDHMCAAFLTNNHTKLPSNITFRGAEYYLPEKSISILADCKTVVYNTQTVVSQHNSRNFVPSEKAKNLKWEIYQEKIPTIHDLALKNRDPLELYSLTKDKSDYAWYSTSINLDRRDLPMRPDILPVLQIASMGHALVAFVNGQYVGFGHGNNIEKSFVFRQPVILKPGINHITLLAETIGYPNSGAYMEKRFAGPRGVTLQGLMAGTLDITLNVWGHEVGVYGEKEQLFTEEGAKKVKWTSLAGPPPGPVTWLKTYFDAPEGTDPVALRMNKMQKGMMWVNGKSLGRYWASFLSPLGQPTQSEYHIPRAFLKPKNNLLVVFEETGGHPETIQIVTVNRDTICSMITEYHPPNVKYWERSGSKFRAVVEDLKAGAHLTCPDDNVIEKVEFASYGDPDGACGNFYIGNCTSPNSIKVAEKYCLGKHTCSVPVEREVFDEPNKDPCPNIFKTLAVQVKCVVPKKR from the exons ATGGCTAAACAAAATCAGATATTATTAACGTTAGCCCTCCTGATTTCCTTGTTGGTTTCATCGGCGATCGGTGCCGCCGAAAAGCCACGTGGCGTCACTTACGATAGTCGTTCCTTAATCGTCAATGGAAATAGAGAATTGTTCTTTTCTGGTTCTATTCATTATCCTCGTAGCCCTCCTGAG ATGTGGCCAGACATTATTAGGAAAGCTAAAGAAGGAGGTATTAATCTCGTCCAGACTTATGTATTTTGGAACATTCACGAGCCCATTCAAGGCCAG TTTAATTTTGAAGGAAATTATGACATTGTCAAATTCATCAAGGAGATAGGTAAACAGGGCCTATATGTGACTCTGAGAATTGGTCCTTACATTGAAGCCGAATGGACTTCAGG AGGGTTCCCATACTGGCTAAGAGAGGTTAAAAACATCACATTCCGTTCTTATAACGAGCCATTTGTG TACCATATGAAAAAATACGCAGAAAAGGTCATTGAGCTGATGAAAAAGGAGAAATTGTTTGCACCTCAAGGAGGTCCCATCATATTGGCTCAG ATAGAAAATGAGTACAATAATGTCCAGCTAGCTTATAAAGAGAATGGAAAGAAATATATTGAGTGGGCAGCAAATATGGCTGTGGGATTATACAATGGAGTCCCATGGATCATGTGCAAGCAAAAGGATGCACCTCCATCAGTG ATAAATACATGCAATGGAAGGCATTGTGGGGATACTTTTACAGGCACTAATGGTCCCAACAAACCTTCTTTGTGGACTGAAAATTGGACTGCCCA GTATAGAACTTATGGAGATCCTCCAGCACAAAGATCAGCAGAAGATCTTGCTTTTTCTGTGGCTCGTTTCTTTGCAAAGAATGGAACTCTTACAAACTATTACATG TATTACGGTGGAACCAACTTTGGAAGAACAAGCTCTTCTTTCGTGACTACTCGTTATTACGATGAGGCCCCTATTGATGAATTTG GTTTAATGAGGGACCCCAAATGGAGTCACTTGAGAGACTTGCACAGGGCATTAAGATTGTCGAGAAGAGCTCTTCTTTGGGGTACTCCCACTGTACAAAAGATTAACGAGAATCTTGAG ATCACTGTCTATGAGAAGCCTGGACCTGACCATATGTGTGCTGCCTTTTTGACCAACAACCACACAAAGTTACCATCCAACATTACATTTAGGGGAGCAGAATATTACTTGCCTGAGAAATCAATTAGCATTCTTGCTGATTGTAAGACTGTCGTTTACAACACTCAAACG GTTGTTTCGCAACATAATTCAAGAAACTTTGTTCCATCGGAGAAAGCAAAGAATCTAAAATGGGAAATATATCAAGAAAAAATACCAACAATACATGATTTGGCACTTAAGAACAGGGATCCCTTGGAACTCTACAGTTTGACCAAAGATAAATCTGACTATGCTTGGTACAGCACAAg CATCAACCTTGATCGACGTGACTTGCCAATGAGACCTGATATTCTCCCTGTATTGCAAATTGCAAGTATGGGCCATGCATTGGTTGCCTTTGTCAATGGACAATATGTTG GGTTTGGGCATGGGAACAATATCGAGAAGAGCTTCGTCTTCCGGCAACCCGTCATCTTAAAACCTGGAATTAATCACATCACCCTTTTAGCTGAGACAATTGGATATCCG AATAGCGGAGCCTATATGGAAAAGAGGTTTGCAGGACCCCGTGGTGTGACACTTCAAGGTTTAATGGCTGGAACTCTTGATATCACTTTGAATGTTTGGGGACATGAG GTTGGTGTATATGGAGAAAAAGAACAATTATTCACAGAAGAAGGTGCAAAGAAAGTGAAATGGACTTCCTTAGCTGGTCCGCCACCAGGACCTGTTACTTGGTTGAAG ACATATTTTGATGCCCCAGAAGGCACTGATCCAGTGGCCTTGAGGATGAACAAAATGCAAAAAGGTATGATGTGGGTCAATGGTAAAAGCCTTGGTCGTTACTGGGCATCTTTCCTCTCTCCTCTTGGACAACCCACTCAATCTGA GTATCATATTCCAAGAGCATTTTTGAAGCCAAAGAATAATCTCCTAGTTGTTTTTGAAGAAACTGGAGGTCACCCAGAAACAATTCAAATAGTAACAGTAAACAGAGACACGATCTGCAGTATGATCACCGAATATCATCCTCCAAACGTTAAGTATTGGGAGAGATCTGGAAGTAAATTTCGTGCCGTCGTAGAAGATCTCAAAGCAGGAGCTCACTTAACTTGCCCAGACGATAATGTGATCGAGAAAGTTGAGTTTGCTAGTTATGGTGATCCAGATGGTGCATGTGGAAATTTCTACATAGGAAATTGCACTTCACCTAATAGTATTAAAGTAGCAGAAAAGTATTGTTTGGGAAAACACACTTGTTCTGTGCCAGTTGAGAGAGAAGTTTTTGACGAGCCAAACAAGGACCCATGCCCTAATATTTTCAAGACTTTGGCTGTCCAAGTCAAGTGTGTTGTACCAAAGAAGAGATAA